A part of Paenibacillus donghaensis genomic DNA contains:
- a CDS encoding acyltransferase domain-containing protein yields the protein MRKPIVFMFSGQGSQYYQMGRELLLEDPAFRHWMLTLNEVYKELSGDSILHQLYGNERKKSEAFDQLKLTHPAVFMVEFAMARTLMERGIVPDYVLGASLGEFTACAVAGVLSYEDALACIVKQAEIVESTCREGGMLAILQSKDLYEQEPILYQKSELAAINASSHFVVSGLADPLVEIESYLKAHEGLYQRLSVRFAFHSSFIVPAEKAFTAFLKTLTVHRHPQINLVSCLTGGPVHEVEAGFFWEVAREKINFPKALDYLSQACGGGFTLMDLGPSGTLANFAKSNPATARQADIITLMSPYQHAFKQLRKSIDMVLAAHV from the coding sequence AGGCTCACAGTATTATCAGATGGGCAGAGAGCTGTTGCTCGAAGATCCGGCCTTTCGGCATTGGATGTTAACGTTAAATGAGGTATACAAAGAATTGAGCGGTGACTCTATCCTGCATCAGCTATATGGAAATGAACGGAAAAAAAGTGAGGCCTTTGATCAATTAAAGCTTACACATCCTGCTGTTTTTATGGTAGAATTTGCAATGGCTAGGACATTGATGGAACGCGGGATTGTCCCGGATTATGTGCTGGGGGCAAGTCTTGGAGAGTTTACGGCTTGTGCGGTAGCAGGGGTCCTTAGCTATGAGGATGCCCTGGCTTGTATCGTGAAGCAGGCGGAAATCGTGGAGTCTACGTGTCGTGAGGGTGGGATGTTAGCGATTCTTCAGTCCAAGGACTTGTACGAACAGGAGCCGATTCTGTATCAAAAAAGTGAACTGGCTGCGATCAATGCGTCATCCCATTTTGTTGTATCGGGTTTAGCGGATCCTTTGGTGGAGATTGAAAGCTATCTGAAGGCCCATGAGGGCTTATATCAACGCCTTTCTGTACGTTTTGCCTTTCATTCTTCCTTTATTGTTCCTGCTGAGAAGGCCTTCACTGCGTTTTTAAAAACACTAACGGTTCATCGCCATCCTCAAATAAATCTGGTTTCTTGTCTGACTGGAGGCCCAGTCCATGAAGTGGAAGCCGGTTTTTTCTGGGAGGTTGCCCGTGAAAAAATTAATTTCCCGAAAGCGCTGGACTACTTATCCCAAGCATGCGGCGGCGGATTTACCTTGATGGATTTAGGGCCTTCGGGAACGCTGGCTAATTTCGCCAAATCCAACCCAGCAACAGCTCGGCAAGCGGATATTATTACTTTAATGAGCCCCTATCAACATGCCTTTAAGCAATTGCGCAAGTCGATAGACATGGTTTTAGCGGCTCATGTGTAA
- a CDS encoding TetR family transcriptional regulator, translated as MNANRLTTPKGKVQELQEKLGHADKESNKRKSHALCDKVYRWNVLREAWKRVKANKGAARVDAVTLADIGNKEKQVSSRNVSEN; from the coding sequence GTGAATGCCAATCGGCTAACGACTCCCAAGGGAAAAGTTCAAGAACTCCAAGAAAAGCTAGGTCATGCGGACAAGGAGAGCAACAAGCGTAAATCCCATGCCCTGTGCGATAAAGTCTATCGGTGGAATGTGCTACGCGAAGCCTGGAAACGGGTGAAAGCGAACAAGGGAGCAGCCAGAGTAGATGCCGTGACGCTCGCAGATATTGGGAACAAGGAGAAACAAGTTTCCTCAAGGAATGTGAGCGAGAACTGA
- a CDS encoding PD-(D/E)XK nuclease family protein has translation MSLNWFSDLFEICNNDPFRKKILFVDHYDQGDQWLNQLTKEYGPLLGVETETLRSLIVKCTKLGLVQRGLRLLNSKQTFWVVQNLMIEMAERLNMYIQADMVTPGIVRSFHHAIEELRGAGVCASKLSITVFEYEQKGLYITELLSLYEQWLEQNHFSDFAGLLDYLPETAETNNHLFICKDMEHLSSVEQEMLKRIAGDRLIILPQTGSFLSSLQNKAPITVQLFQATGTLAEIREAFRRICNKEDSFDQAEVIVSNYENYSLAIFTLSQALEIPCTFSQGLPVIYSKVGQAALVYLEWLGCNYDVECILNALRHDILSFHHFGDNVDQTDLISTLEQSGIGWGRQRYSMLEVSSNTVLRGVNGESIGILSRIFKGVFQKLPDSRQEKWTPLVILHSLMDFLQKYAVPSSEADSLVKTELTAQIKMLELVSPRTLSSESALRYAIDMVEGVRILVGGPTSGKLHISSLHDGGISGRKQTYMLGMSNENWTLQVRQDPVLLDMERRNIEGLLLSAERTECIIRERETRLEMLSGAVTLSYSNYDPAEEKEIIPAFMLLQVARIITNDSQMDLTGLVRVLGKPFGYMSSGTNEEHLLDGGDRWLGRFHAEGRLQDGLYSLSQSFPFTAKLKQAEMQIREELLSEYEGIISTDTFTVSYLNNPEVYLSVTQLEKYAECPKRFFYSHILKVKDRGIAEYNRAQWLDAASRGSLLHRIFYLYLKEMSIEFTYEDRPKHNEQRLQEITEQVIREYEVKVPPPTPPIFHKECDSLQRDVSIFYQMEQKSQGRPRFFELELAIDGQPMSVRLDNGIVIRMKGFVDRVDEIGPHLYKIYDYKTGSPTKYDENEYFSQGRQLQHALYAVAVEQWLRETGQDVEARVIESAYYFPTERGKGDEVSRIQNKTSELAELVGYLLTSMESGTFVTTTDSKRCSYCDYGAVCNNDSECTKAKWNLAPNSLRLEHIKEVERFG, from the coding sequence TTGAGTCTAAATTGGTTTTCTGATTTATTTGAAATATGCAATAACGATCCGTTTCGTAAAAAAATTCTCTTCGTGGATCATTATGATCAAGGTGACCAATGGTTGAACCAACTTACAAAGGAATACGGACCACTTCTTGGTGTGGAAACTGAAACGTTAAGATCACTTATAGTAAAGTGTACAAAACTGGGACTTGTTCAACGAGGACTTCGTCTTTTGAATAGTAAGCAGACGTTCTGGGTTGTCCAGAATCTTATGATTGAAATGGCAGAGCGTTTAAATATGTACATACAAGCTGACATGGTTACCCCTGGTATCGTTCGAAGCTTTCATCACGCAATTGAAGAGTTACGTGGGGCAGGAGTTTGCGCTTCTAAGCTTTCAATCACTGTTTTTGAATATGAGCAAAAAGGCCTCTACATCACTGAACTTCTTTCTTTATATGAACAGTGGCTAGAACAAAATCATTTTTCTGATTTTGCGGGTTTATTAGATTATTTACCGGAAACGGCTGAGACGAATAATCATCTATTCATCTGTAAGGACATGGAGCACCTTTCTTCTGTCGAGCAAGAAATGCTGAAGCGTATTGCTGGAGATAGACTGATTATTCTTCCACAAACTGGATCTTTTTTGTCATCTCTGCAGAATAAGGCACCTATTACAGTACAGTTGTTCCAGGCTACAGGAACTTTAGCGGAGATTCGTGAAGCATTCCGACGTATCTGTAATAAAGAAGACTCTTTTGATCAAGCGGAAGTCATTGTTTCTAATTATGAAAATTATAGTTTAGCGATATTCACACTCAGCCAAGCATTGGAAATTCCCTGTACCTTTTCTCAAGGGTTACCCGTAATTTATTCTAAGGTCGGACAGGCAGCGCTTGTTTATCTCGAATGGTTGGGATGCAATTATGATGTGGAATGTATACTTAATGCATTAAGGCATGATATCTTATCATTTCATCATTTTGGGGACAATGTGGATCAGACTGATCTCATAAGTACTTTAGAGCAAAGTGGAATTGGATGGGGAAGACAACGATATTCTATGTTAGAAGTATCAAGTAATACTGTGTTAAGAGGAGTGAATGGTGAATCAATAGGGATATTAAGCCGGATATTTAAGGGAGTGTTTCAAAAACTGCCTGATTCACGCCAAGAGAAGTGGACTCCTTTGGTGATTTTGCACTCGTTAATGGATTTCCTTCAAAAGTACGCAGTTCCGTCCAGTGAAGCCGATTCGCTTGTTAAAACTGAGTTGACTGCTCAAATAAAAATGCTGGAGCTTGTTTCCCCACGTACATTGTCTAGTGAAAGTGCACTGCGGTATGCGATAGACATGGTAGAGGGGGTTCGTATCTTAGTTGGCGGACCTACTAGTGGGAAACTGCATATTTCTTCGCTTCATGATGGCGGCATATCAGGAAGAAAGCAGACATACATGCTGGGCATGAGCAATGAAAACTGGACGTTGCAGGTCCGGCAAGATCCCGTATTACTGGATATGGAACGCAGGAATATAGAAGGGCTGCTCTTATCTGCTGAGCGGACAGAATGTATTATTCGTGAACGTGAGACCCGATTAGAGATGTTGTCAGGAGCAGTGACGTTAAGTTATTCCAATTACGATCCGGCAGAAGAGAAAGAAATCATTCCAGCCTTTATGTTGTTGCAGGTTGCAAGAATAATTACGAATGATTCTCAAATGGATCTGACAGGATTAGTACGGGTACTTGGGAAACCGTTTGGTTATATGTCGAGTGGCACAAATGAAGAGCATTTACTAGATGGGGGGGATCGTTGGCTTGGAAGGTTCCATGCAGAGGGGAGATTGCAGGATGGGCTCTATTCATTAAGCCAGTCCTTTCCATTTACAGCTAAATTGAAACAAGCAGAAATGCAAATCAGAGAGGAACTGCTGTCAGAGTATGAAGGGATTATTTCGACAGATACCTTTACAGTTAGTTATTTAAACAATCCTGAGGTATATCTGAGTGTGACGCAACTCGAAAAATACGCAGAATGCCCAAAAAGGTTCTTCTATTCTCATATATTAAAGGTAAAGGACAGGGGAATTGCTGAATATAATCGTGCCCAGTGGCTGGATGCAGCCAGCAGAGGCAGTTTGCTGCACCGAATCTTTTACCTCTATCTTAAAGAAATGTCAATAGAGTTTACATATGAGGATAGACCTAAGCATAATGAACAGAGACTTCAGGAAATTACAGAGCAGGTCATTCGTGAGTATGAAGTGAAAGTACCACCACCGACTCCACCTATCTTTCATAAAGAATGTGACTCGTTGCAACGTGATGTTTCTATTTTTTATCAAATGGAGCAGAAATCCCAGGGGCGGCCACGCTTTTTTGAACTCGAATTGGCCATTGACGGACAACCTATGAGTGTCAGGTTGGATAATGGGATTGTGATCAGAATGAAGGGATTTGTGGACAGGGTCGATGAGATCGGGCCACATTTGTACAAAATTTACGATTACAAGACAGGAAGTCCGACAAAGTATGATGAGAATGAATATTTCTCACAGGGGAGGCAGTTGCAGCATGCTCTATATGCTGTAGCGGTTGAACAGTGGCTCCGGGAGACGGGGCAAGATGTGGAGGCGCGTGTTATAGAATCAGCATATTATTTTCCAACGGAAAGAGGTAAGGGAGATGAAGTATCCCGGATTCAAAATAAGACGTCCGAGCTAGCGGAATTGGTGGGATATCTATTAACTTCCATGGAATCGGGGACTTTTGTTACAACTACAGACTCAAAGCGATGTTCCTATTGTGATTATGGAGCAGTTTGCAATAATGATTCGGAATGTACAAAGGCAAAATGGAATCTGGCCCCTAATTCTCTACGACTAGAACATATCAAGGAGGTCGAGCGTTTTGGTTGA
- a CDS encoding tyrosine-type recombinase/integrase translates to MENRVFPISFVEQRRPILLQDAVEFYYSSASFTELAKLSQTAYRYEMNLFIKFCSQHFNQDPDFKSVCTSQFLSSYLLTVQNKNTRSKKAAFLRNFLRTILDHFYEDNIEKIKRVLKVKVDKRNLPRAFTKEQIDELIMLARLGRESYRNFVILWTFLGTGIRLSELCTLQIGDIKPQTKDIYVRSKGEKEFKTPSKITDFSLELLTQFVKFRFGALKDLPNYSELYVFSNNQGKTPINESTVQKMLSNLIDQSSTITDDDKNVYQLSVHSLRHSFALYLLESGVDPYTIQQLLRHKWLSSTLVYLNLFDSMLVKVINQHPLANLKVTDFFKEVSK, encoded by the coding sequence TTGGAAAACCGTGTATTCCCGATTTCGTTTGTGGAGCAAAGACGACCTATTTTACTTCAAGATGCTGTCGAATTTTATTATTCAAGCGCTTCCTTTACTGAACTTGCAAAATTATCACAAACAGCCTACCGCTATGAAATGAATCTGTTCATTAAGTTCTGCAGCCAACATTTTAATCAAGATCCAGATTTCAAATCGGTTTGTACCTCTCAATTTTTAAGTAGTTACTTATTAACTGTGCAAAATAAAAATACACGAAGTAAAAAGGCTGCATTTCTAAGAAACTTTTTGCGAACCATTCTTGATCATTTTTATGAAGATAACATAGAGAAAATTAAGAGGGTATTAAAGGTTAAGGTTGACAAAAGAAATCTCCCCCGCGCCTTTACTAAAGAACAGATTGATGAGCTAATTATGCTTGCAAGATTAGGTCGTGAATCCTACCGAAATTTTGTTATTCTATGGACATTCCTTGGAACAGGAATTCGTCTCAGTGAGTTATGTACTCTTCAAATCGGGGATATAAAGCCACAAACAAAAGATATTTACGTTCGTTCAAAAGGTGAAAAAGAATTTAAAACCCCATCTAAAATTACTGATTTCTCCCTTGAACTACTCACTCAATTTGTGAAATTCAGATTTGGCGCTTTAAAAGATTTGCCCAACTACTCTGAGCTATATGTATTCTCCAACAATCAAGGTAAAACCCCCATTAATGAGAGTACTGTCCAGAAAATGCTCTCAAACCTCATAGATCAGTCTTCAACAATCACTGATGATGACAAAAATGTTTATCAGCTATCTGTCCACTCCCTTCGTCATTCTTTTGCTCTTTATTTGCTGGAGTCTGGTGTGGATCCATACACGATTCAGCAATTGCTAAGACATAAATGGCTTAGTTCAACCTTAGTTTATCTCAATTTGTTCGACAGTATGCTTGTAAAAGTGATTAACCAACATCCGCTAGCAAATTTAAAAGTTACCGACTTTTTTAAGGAGGTTAGTAAATGA
- a CDS encoding tyrosine-type recombinase/integrase has product MNNILLDSKYYRFWYEHTEVTAKPHVTTQLRRFGNYLQVRGFEGELDFDKFHASQSHPGSFRPIQEYFIDQYVEYLRIDFQATKYVMYNAISALKNFFKFQYDMELILHNPMVDYPNPYYDRPIKNTALSKEECLALLNTALKKDPFFHQEFVLIWFMLITGIRNTEVRFLSPRSVNLESRIVLIQEGQKGKPRSTSITTALSEELKRYMNHPNYTAWAQKGNDTLFFREKYPLTKNSLLKIVKNLCMDAKLSRVVTPHDLRRTSGYLMQSAGIDMIAIQRQLGHQIMSTTLRYVPPLYDLAEILVWTGDSDS; this is encoded by the coding sequence ATGAACAATATTCTATTGGATTCTAAATACTATAGATTTTGGTACGAGCATACAGAGGTTACGGCGAAGCCCCATGTTACAACTCAATTACGTAGATTCGGAAATTATTTGCAAGTGAGGGGGTTTGAGGGTGAACTTGATTTCGACAAATTTCACGCAAGTCAAAGCCATCCTGGCTCTTTTCGTCCCATTCAGGAATATTTTATTGACCAATACGTGGAGTACCTTCGTATAGATTTTCAGGCAACGAAATATGTGATGTACAATGCGATCAGTGCATTAAAAAATTTCTTTAAATTCCAGTATGATATGGAATTAATCCTGCATAACCCTATGGTGGATTATCCCAATCCCTATTACGATCGGCCAATTAAAAACACCGCTCTTTCGAAAGAAGAATGCCTTGCTCTTCTTAATACCGCATTAAAAAAGGATCCTTTCTTTCACCAAGAGTTTGTTTTAATCTGGTTTATGCTAATTACAGGTATAAGAAATACAGAAGTTAGATTTCTTTCTCCAAGGAGCGTCAATTTGGAGAGCAGGATTGTATTGATTCAAGAGGGTCAAAAAGGGAAACCTCGTTCCACGAGCATTACTACTGCTCTTTCAGAGGAGCTTAAACGATATATGAACCATCCTAACTATACCGCTTGGGCACAAAAAGGTAATGACACTTTATTTTTCCGAGAAAAATATCCATTGACTAAGAATTCGTTACTAAAAATCGTAAAAAATTTGTGCATGGATGCAAAGCTATCCCGCGTCGTAACTCCACATGATTTGAGGCGCACATCCGGTTATCTTATGCAATCAGCCGGAATAGATATGATTGCGATTCAAAGGCAGCTTGGACATCAAATAATGTCTACAACGCTACGATATGTTCCGCCATTGTACGACCTAGCTGAGATTCTAGTTTGGACCGGTGATAGCGACTCATAA
- a CDS encoding STAS/SEC14 domain-containing protein, protein MIVKSPGGSIFPYHYKGGEIHCLKYGSFHSNSESLFSLMKAEEAFILGQPRRLAIWVDFYETQLTREVMLEFAANLTRLQSHIRKLAIVGNYGNIHRLHRYLRKQDPLFMMPIQYYGDPEEAKTWLVTG, encoded by the coding sequence ATGATCGTCAAATCTCCCGGGGGTTCCATTTTCCCTTATCACTACAAGGGTGGAGAAATACATTGTTTAAAATATGGCAGCTTCCATTCAAATAGCGAATCCTTGTTCAGCCTGATGAAAGCAGAGGAGGCTTTTATTCTGGGACAGCCTAGGCGTCTGGCTATATGGGTGGATTTTTATGAAACACAGCTTACAAGAGAGGTTATGCTTGAATTTGCAGCGAATCTGACCAGACTGCAGTCTCATATCAGGAAGCTGGCGATTGTCGGAAATTATGGCAACATACACCGGCTCCATAGGTATTTGCGCAAGCAGGACCCCCTATTTATGATGCCGATACAATATTACGGCGACCCGGAGGAGGCCAAGACGTGGCTGGTTACGGGGTAA
- a CDS encoding UvrD-helicase domain-containing protein, protein MVDDQTARERIALRLDRTMLVEAGAGSGKTTSLVSRMIALIESGNSVAGQIAAITFTRKAADELKNRFRLELERKIHNAIEPQKFLLQRALEEIDQCYIGTIHSFCGKLLRERPIEARLDPMFREIEEDEASLLQDQCWDEFLMNLIENDQEYRIEELAALQVNVEDLREVYKRVCGYTDVHIETVETPRPDFDRIRLTLPQMIEEAWVYIPKKKPVQDWDSLQIMVRNGKRALMLHGLDDDMRVLQLALMFERKINITLNRWTDSVMAKEYKVIFPEWQNRILSPFLCAWREHLYPQLIHFVKPAVAYGVSKRNELGVLDFQDLLMRATALLREHEHVRRFFADRYTHLFIDEFQDTDPIQAELMFLLIGDDPSEGNWRRITPKPGSLFVVGDPKQSIYRFRRADISTYNWVKDKLSSCGEVLQLSANFRSVQQLGQFTNDEFKTRFPGIETEHQAAFVYMDTQSSNSEEDVQLGVYTMTHENITGGQPAIAEVDADRVARYIAWACSGQLKIQEKQMGGEGGVVVRNALPSDFMVLMKRKEFIHLYAEKLEKYGVPSITAGSSARYEEVNALAMLANCLNDPRDQLSLLAVLKGMLFSCSDNALFHYKMQGFPITYATLPNHSEVGRIATPVYEALVRILKYADVIRRLPALAALLHIIDDLGVLPFAAVRQTGRARAGTLIKLLHLLQKDSQVTASWSELSRYMMRVIKEAKLECGDLFAGEQDAVRIMNLHKAKGLEAPVVMLACPCGESDHNIEEHVDRVEDSARGYFSIRRKRGYQEDMIAHPLGWEELAERERLYVNAEKERLLYVAATRAKQIMIISRYPKKSANDPWGSFTNGIKENRELYDPEVMPEVPLRYEKLHDEKADENISRQWRSRLAQPTYETTSVTKLTKSGAVQPPRPLAGRGMAFGSVVHRCIELLGNDVESEQMNKHIQIIAEEEELNEMLIPDVHAMLEEVVKHPLWQRALVAKQRIHELPLRTVRTSEVQESKSSPADTRAKTFYLKGVIDFLFEEEDGWVVVDFKTDIYEEGQQLAFLEFYRPQVVAYREELERAFGLRVKEAGLYFLYGNEYCLL, encoded by the coding sequence TTGGTTGATGATCAGACCGCCAGAGAGCGAATTGCATTGAGATTAGATCGAACAATGCTAGTAGAAGCAGGAGCTGGTTCTGGGAAGACGACATCACTGGTTAGCCGGATGATTGCTCTAATCGAATCTGGGAACTCAGTTGCCGGGCAGATTGCTGCTATTACGTTCACTCGGAAAGCAGCAGATGAACTGAAAAACAGATTCAGACTGGAACTTGAGCGAAAGATACATAATGCTATAGAACCGCAGAAATTTCTGCTGCAGAGGGCATTAGAGGAGATCGATCAGTGCTATATTGGCACAATTCATTCTTTTTGCGGCAAATTACTTAGAGAGAGACCTATTGAAGCAAGACTTGATCCGATGTTTCGTGAGATTGAAGAAGACGAAGCCAGCTTATTACAAGACCAATGCTGGGATGAGTTTCTAATGAATTTAATCGAGAACGATCAGGAGTATCGGATAGAGGAGCTTGCGGCACTGCAAGTGAACGTAGAGGATCTACGTGAGGTATATAAACGTGTATGTGGATATACTGATGTACACATTGAGACGGTTGAAACTCCAAGACCTGATTTCGATCGTATTCGGCTTACTTTGCCTCAGATGATTGAAGAAGCGTGGGTTTATATTCCAAAGAAGAAACCAGTACAAGACTGGGATTCGCTACAAATCATGGTTCGTAACGGTAAAAGAGCACTTATGTTACATGGGCTTGATGATGATATGCGTGTCCTGCAGCTTGCATTGATGTTTGAGCGAAAAATCAATATAACCTTGAACCGATGGACAGATAGCGTGATGGCAAAGGAATATAAAGTGATTTTTCCTGAGTGGCAAAACCGCATCTTATCCCCATTTCTTTGCGCTTGGCGAGAGCATTTATATCCCCAATTGATTCATTTTGTCAAACCAGCTGTTGCTTATGGTGTAAGTAAGCGAAACGAATTAGGCGTGTTGGACTTTCAGGATCTGTTGATGCGAGCGACAGCTTTACTCCGTGAACATGAGCATGTACGGCGTTTTTTTGCTGATCGTTATACGCATCTGTTTATAGATGAATTTCAGGACACCGATCCCATTCAAGCAGAGCTTATGTTTCTGCTGATAGGTGATGACCCAAGTGAAGGGAATTGGAGACGGATTACACCTAAACCTGGTTCATTATTTGTTGTTGGGGACCCCAAACAGAGTATCTATCGGTTCCGGCGGGCGGATATTTCAACCTATAATTGGGTTAAAGACAAGCTCAGTTCATGCGGTGAAGTTTTGCAGCTAAGTGCCAATTTTCGCTCTGTTCAGCAACTTGGTCAATTTACAAATGACGAGTTTAAAACTCGTTTTCCGGGTATTGAAACGGAACATCAGGCTGCTTTTGTATATATGGATACTCAATCCTCTAATTCCGAAGAAGATGTGCAGTTGGGAGTTTACACGATGACTCATGAGAATATTACTGGAGGGCAGCCGGCGATTGCTGAGGTAGATGCAGACCGTGTCGCGCGTTATATTGCATGGGCTTGCAGCGGCCAACTAAAGATTCAGGAGAAGCAAATGGGAGGAGAAGGCGGCGTAGTTGTAAGGAACGCTTTACCGAGCGACTTCATGGTACTCATGAAACGAAAAGAGTTCATTCACCTCTACGCCGAAAAGCTAGAAAAGTATGGAGTTCCCTCGATTACGGCTGGAAGTTCGGCAAGGTATGAAGAAGTCAATGCGCTTGCTATGCTGGCAAATTGTCTTAACGACCCTAGAGATCAACTATCACTTCTAGCTGTGCTGAAAGGAATGTTATTCAGTTGCAGTGATAATGCTCTCTTCCATTATAAAATGCAAGGGTTTCCGATTACGTATGCTACTTTACCAAATCATTCTGAGGTTGGGAGAATAGCAACCCCAGTATATGAAGCACTGGTACGAATTTTAAAGTATGCGGATGTGATTCGGAGATTGCCGGCATTGGCGGCATTATTGCATATTATAGATGATCTGGGGGTACTTCCCTTCGCAGCAGTTCGTCAGACCGGCCGGGCACGTGCTGGAACATTGATTAAGCTGCTGCATTTGCTACAGAAGGACAGCCAAGTTACCGCAAGTTGGTCGGAACTGAGCAGATATATGATGCGGGTGATAAAAGAAGCGAAGCTAGAATGCGGTGATCTATTCGCAGGCGAGCAGGATGCTGTACGTATTATGAACCTTCACAAGGCGAAAGGGCTTGAAGCCCCAGTAGTTATGCTCGCTTGTCCTTGTGGAGAATCTGACCATAACATTGAAGAGCACGTGGACCGGGTGGAGGATTCCGCACGCGGATACTTCAGTATTAGGCGGAAAAGAGGGTATCAAGAGGATATGATTGCTCATCCTTTGGGGTGGGAAGAACTTGCTGAACGAGAGCGTCTGTATGTAAATGCTGAGAAGGAACGACTGCTGTACGTTGCTGCCACCAGAGCAAAGCAGATTATGATTATTAGCCGGTATCCGAAGAAGTCGGCTAATGATCCTTGGGGTAGTTTTACCAATGGAATTAAGGAGAATAGGGAGTTGTACGATCCGGAGGTTATGCCTGAGGTGCCTTTACGTTATGAAAAACTACATGATGAAAAGGCAGATGAAAATATTAGCCGTCAGTGGCGAAGCCGGCTGGCACAGCCAACGTATGAAACGACTTCGGTAACGAAACTAACAAAGTCCGGAGCCGTTCAGCCGCCTAGGCCACTTGCAGGCCGGGGTATGGCTTTTGGCAGTGTAGTCCATCGCTGTATAGAACTGCTGGGGAACGATGTGGAATCCGAACAGATGAATAAGCATATCCAGATAATAGCCGAAGAAGAGGAATTGAATGAAATGCTAATCCCTGACGTGCATGCGATGCTAGAGGAAGTGGTAAAACATCCACTATGGCAACGTGCACTGGTGGCAAAACAGCGGATTCATGAACTGCCGTTGCGCACGGTGAGGACGTCTGAAGTTCAGGAAAGTAAATCATCGCCAGCAGATACCAGAGCTAAGACTTTCTATTTGAAAGGCGTTATTGACTTTCTCTTTGAAGAGGAGGACGGTTGGGTGGTTGTTGATTTTAAGACGGATATTTATGAAGAGGGGCAGCAGTTGGCATTTTTAGAGTTTTATCGGCCGCAGGTAGTTGCTTATCGGGAAGAATTGGAGAGAGCGTTTGGATTGAGAGTGAAAGAAGCGGGACTTTATTTTTTGTATGGGAATGAGTATTGCCTTTTATAA